The genomic DNA gaagatcatgtTGAGTTATGAAGCCTGAAGTACTGTGATTCCGGATTGAGAGCGGCGATGTAATTTTGTTCTGTTTTTCAGTTTGGCCCATTGGTGATGTAATTAGGGTTTGCTCCCTTTATAAATAGCAGCTTATATCTCTTGTAATcctaactaaaaaaaaaagagagtagaATACCTAGCTTGGCGGCGCCCCTAGACGTAGTCAGAATTTCTTCTCTGACGAATTGGGTAATCAATTTCGTGTGTccttttttgctttttgttcatattttcttttattattgtatATTTTTCGTAACAGATCAGGTAGAGGAAAAAATTATGGTATCATATTTTACTTATGTATCGTTAACTTATGAGTCAAATGGTTGTATAAGTTATTAGTTATGCATATTATTTTGCTTTCATTTGTTATGGGAAAGCATTTTCGaacatttaatttaaaattgattaattaaaaaggATTTTAACGTCATATATCTCATAGTATGTCCCATTTATCAAGTATGTCCcatttatcaaatctatcatatagtttaaaaattattcaaaaagaCCCTTGATTTGTATATTGTTCCATATCTATCCCGGCTTCAAGTTTTTCGTCAGTTTTTAACGGTGTTACTAACGCGGCTCGTTTTACGTTTAACAACGCCTACATGAAAAATTGAGACGTCAACAAATTTGACGGAAAACTTGATGCCATGATAGATCTGGAACAACTTGCAAAACATAGGTCATTTCGGGTAATTTTTAGACCATGATATGAGGCGTTAAAACCCCTaattaaaaagattaaaaCGCAATCACATGTGCAACACGAAATTTAAATGActaatttaaaagaaatatagcAAGAATATCATATTTAGAGAGGACCAGCAAACAATGGCCTGTTGTCAAATCAGGGGttcatttctctttttttttttttaggtggATTGCATTTCTCTTTTCCATACTCTATCTATTTAATAGTGGAATAACATTCGAAAGAATATCTTACCTTATCCCAGTCGTCATCTTTCTTAGCACTATCGATCCCATTATCGACTTCTACCTTTGTGCCGTCCACCCCCAGTTTCAGCTTCTTATAGCTAAATCAATTTGGTTTCACGATGCTGCAATTGCTTTCTGTATAATCTACAAACTTCTTGTAATTAACATAATTACTTGTCTTCATCAAATTCCCTTTAAAGTGAATATGTTCCACTGACCTTGCTTTTCAAACGGGACGACTTCGTCCCCTAATTGAGCAGATCTCATTCCGCATTCCATCACAGGATTTCCCTCTTACTACTATTTGGCTACTTTTTGGAAGGCTTTTGTAGACGAAGTTGTACATAGCACACCGACCGGATTGCTTTTGTTGTTGGGAATTGAACACCATATATATGTGGTAAAGCCCTTCAGGAGGGAAACATCCACATATAGAATAGGGAATCCACTATACAATAATTAGGAGATTACAATTCTCAAAAATGTTTTTCAACCCAACTTCTATTACAAGCCCATATCGAGAAGTCTACAatctctcattctctctcgTTCATCTTCTCACTCTAAGCCTAGAGTCTCTGAGAAGACATATTAGATAATCCCAAAGATATTACACTATCACCTATCCAGGTAGTTAACTACTCTTTCAGCTTGGCCCTAAGGGCCCTAAGGCTTAGCAGCACCGAGTCAACTCTTTAACTCGTACAAGACCCCTATACATAGACCCTCAAAAGGTATCCCCTAATATTCTCTAGAGATATTTTATTATTGCTTCCTaagatatttttccttttgagtatattcatatattacaTGAAATCTAGAAAGCAGGAAATATAATCTCAGTAGAATCTACGATTCTAGACATTTATCTTCGATCGGTCTCATGCTCACTCCGGGGCTTTTCGGACTTAATGCTAGACATTCGAACAATCTCCCCTTTGGCTTGCAGTAAGCCAAGCTCCGCAATGGTTTGGCACGATTCACCTATTCTGTCATAGCCCTGGGCTCCCCCTCGACCTGTCTTTCGTTAGCATGTAGTCCCATAGAATTTGTGGCCTCCCTTCAGATTATACATATGAACAAACTCTATGTTAAGCCGAGATCTGGAGCTTCCATCCAATCTCCCCTTTTCCGCCGCCATGCGAGTTGAGGGAATTAGTGTTTCTCCTCCTAGTGTTTCGTCAAGGCCACGCTGCACCAGCAATGCCCTCCAGTTTGATCCATCAACCTTCTGAATATCTAATCTTACATCGACATCTTCAATCACTTGGAACctatgctctgataccaattatTGGGAAAGAAAGATGCCTAAAAAAGAGATATGGAAATAAGGTAGTAAATCAAACAACAAatatacgtggtaaaaccATTCAAAAGGGAAACATCCACGGACAAAATAAGGAATCCACTAAACGATAAATATAAGATTACAATCCTCAAAGATGTCTCTTAGCCCGATCTCATTATAAGTCCATACTGAGAACAATTTACAATCTCTTGTTCTCCTTCATTCAGCTTCGCACTCTAACTCTAGAGTCTCTGAGAATGTATCTTTGAGAATCCCGAAGGGCCTCAAGGGCCCAGGGCTTCGCAGCACCGAGGCAACTCTTTAACTAGTACAAGACCCCTATATATAGACCCTCGAAAGATATCCCTAATATTCTCTAGAGATATCCTATTATCCATCCCTacaatatttttccttttgagtATATTCACATATTACATGAAATCCAGAAAGCAGAAAATACAATCTCAGTAGAATTTGAGATTCTAGACTTACCGATCTAGTGCTCACACTGAGTCTTCGAGTTTTCGGGCTTAATGCAAGACATCCCGGGATTTGTATATGGCGTTGTAGTTCTTTTGCCTGGAGTTGGATAGACAATCGTGAATACAATCTCATGGAGCTCAGGAATAATCCCCTTAGAGCGAAAGCAGTTGGGTGATAGGGTCTGCCTTTCTTGACCGGTGGAATAAAATGTTTACAGAGTCTCaactactctttttttgtgtgtgtgcAGAATGTAGAGTGTGAACTGCTCACGATTGGCTCATCGTAAGCGCGGGACTTGCTTAGGACTAATTAGATCTTGGGATAGTTACTTTCTTCCGTCTGTACCCGCCAAAGTCGTGTTCGGCACACACCTAATGGAAATTATGGAAAATGAAATTCACAATTCAGGAGAGGAGAAAGTAACAAAAAAAGGTTTCCTTGGGGTTAAAgaaccaaaataaaaaatacggGGAGATCCTCTACAATTCTAGCATAAAGGGAGGACTGGTTGGCAAGAAACTGCCCGCAATATAAAATCGTCTCGCAGCGGAGATTCCCATACTCAGCCATCATCCAAAGCTGTTTGGCATTTCCACAGCCGGTTTCCTTGAAAACCCCAATCGAACGAGTCCCAAAATCTTCGAAGCCAAACGCCGCAATCACTGTCTCCGGCAGATCTGCTCCGACTCTCTGCCGGAATCTCACGCCAGCCCGAGAGAGCTCACAGCTCATACTAGTTCTTCGAGCTTCGGGGTTGGACCTGTGAGTTGCGCATACTTCCAATCTATTGCCTTTTGGTCTGTCTGCTCAAAATTGGTTATTGGATATGTTAACATATGAACATGGAACTGAGTTAGTTGATTCTGATTGATTACTGCATGGGCATTTACTGTGCTGGGTTGGATTGCTAATGAATTGATCTAAGCGGACAGGGAACCATGTTGTCCTGACTTACTGCTGTTCAGGTTTTGTACCCAGCGATTATCAATGTCTAACTGTGTAAAGGATTAATGGTTTTCTCTGCCACGATTTCATGTCTTGTTTTTGTATCATTGGATCGGGTTGGGTACTGTCAGTTGTAGATGAGCGAAAAGATAGCTTATGATTGATGTTTACCTTCGTGATTTGTTGGTTTTAGTTCGATTCTTTTGATCCCCTTAGCTGCATTTTCTCGCATCTTTCAGTAAATTTGTTAGTTTTTAGGGGTAAGATTTTGGATTGACTTGAATGCGTGTTGCATTGATCAGCGGTGTTGAAATGGGGGATGGAAATTCACCTCCCGAGTCGCCCAAAAATAACTTGAACCAAGAGCTGGACCCTAGCTCGGTTCAGAACATCGAGAGGTCTCTGGAGAGTATAATGAGAGAGTTCAACGAGTCAGCCTCGGTGGGGAAGGTACACAAGTTCTGGGAAACCCAGCCTGTGGGCCAGTACAAGGATGTGGGGAACACGGGCCTGCCTGAAGGACCAATTGAGGCCTCGACCCCGCTCTCAGAGGTCAAGCAAGAGCCATATAACCTGCCGAGCCCCTATGAGTGGACCACATGTGACATGAACTCTGAGGAGACCTGCAATGAGGTCTACAATCTGTTGAAGAACAATTACGTTGAGGATGATGAGAACATGTTTAGGTTTAATTATTCGAAGGAGTTCCTGCAGTGGGCCTTGCACCCTCCGGGGTACTACACCAGCTGGCACATTGGGGTCCGTGCTAAAGCATCAAAGAAGCTTGTTGCGTTCATAACGGGCGTGCCGGCAAGGATCAAGGTACGTGACGATGTAGTGAAAATGGCAGAGGTTAACTTCTTATGTGTGCACAAGAAGCTTCGATCAAAGAGGCTTGCTCCGGTCATGATCAAGGAGGTCACTAGGAGGGTCCACCTGGAGAACATCTGGCAGGCAGCTTATACTGCTGGGGTGGTCTTGCCGACCCCTATCACCACCTGTCAATACTGGCATCGATCCCTGAACCCAAAGAAGCTCATCGAGGTTGGGTTTTCCAGGCTTGGGGCTCGGATGACTATGAGCCGGACCATTAAGCTCTACAAGTTGCCCGATTCAACCGCTACCCCTGGATTCAGGGCGATGGAGCTCCGTGATGTCCCTGCAGTAACGCGACTGCTGAGGAATTATTTGGCTCGTTTTGTGGTAGCTCCTGATTTTGATGAGGACGATGTAGAGCACTGGCTCCTTCCGAGGGAGAACGTGATGGACACCTTCTT from Punica granatum isolate Tunisia-2019 chromosome 2, ASM765513v2, whole genome shotgun sequence includes the following:
- the LOC116197057 gene encoding glycylpeptide N-tetradecanoyltransferase 1-like → MGDGNSPPESPKNNLNQELDPSSVQNIERSLESIMREFNESASVGKVHKFWETQPVGQYKDVGNTGLPEGPIEASTPLSEVKQEPYNLPSPYEWTTCDMNSEETCNEVYNLLKNNYVEDDENMFRFNYSKEFLQWALHPPGYYTSWHIGVRAKASKKLVAFITGVPARIKVRDDVVKMAEVNFLCVHKKLRSKRLAPVMIKEVTRRVHLENIWQAAYTAGVVLPTPITTCQYWHRSLNPKKLIEVGFSRLGARMTMSRTIKLYKLPDSTATPGFRAMELRDVPAVTRLLRNYLARFVVAPDFDEDDVEHWLLPRENVMDTFLVESPETHEVTDICSFYTLPSTILGNQNHSTLKAAYSYYNVSTKTPLLQLTNDALIIAKQKDYDVFNALDVMENECFLKELKFGPGDGQLHYYLYNYRLKHAIKPSELGLVLL